One window from the genome of Rhodococcus sp. ABRD24 encodes:
- a CDS encoding TetR family transcriptional regulator, which produces MTSAATPKGERRRQALVVAAADLLLEGGFDAVRHRAVATRAGLPLASTTYYFGSLDELVALAVEHNGNRELDAIRERIEEVTQRRRGVESTVDLIVDLLVGPDLDGEGDGARERLIARYERFVASARHPELREVQLRLRAQLDDLLTEVLRRSGRIVREPQLRRLVAVVDGVVVGALSEVDPDPRGMARAMLLDLIDEFAPPSTR; this is translated from the coding sequence ATGACTTCCGCGGCGACCCCCAAGGGCGAGCGGCGTCGTCAGGCACTCGTCGTTGCCGCAGCGGATCTGTTGCTCGAGGGTGGCTTCGACGCCGTCCGCCACCGTGCAGTGGCAACGCGGGCGGGCCTGCCACTGGCGTCCACCACGTATTACTTCGGTTCGCTGGACGAGCTGGTGGCGCTCGCCGTGGAGCACAACGGAAACCGTGAACTCGACGCGATCCGCGAACGCATCGAGGAGGTGACGCAGCGCCGCCGCGGCGTCGAGTCCACCGTCGACCTCATCGTCGACCTGCTGGTGGGCCCGGATCTGGATGGCGAGGGTGACGGCGCCCGCGAGCGGCTGATCGCGCGGTACGAACGGTTCGTCGCGTCGGCCCGGCATCCGGAGCTGCGGGAGGTGCAGCTGCGGCTGCGTGCTCAGCTCGACGACCTGCTCACCGAGGTGCTGCGCCGGTCCGGCCGCATCGTGCGCGAGCCCCAACTACGTCGGCTGGTGGCCGTGGTCGACGGTGTCGTGGTCGGTGCGCTCAGCGAGGTGGACCCTGATCCCCGGGGCATGGCGCGCGCAATGCTGCTCGACCTCATCGACGAGTTCGCGCCTCCGAGCACGCGCTGA
- the purB gene encoding adenylosuccinate lyase: MSRIPNVLANRYASPELKALWSPEYKIVLERQLWLAVLRAQAELGIDVPQEALADYERVLETVDLDSIAERERITRHDVKARIEEFNALAGHEHVHKGLTSRDLTENVEQLQVLRSLEHVYDHGVAIVARLGERAAEYTGFVMAGRSHNVAAQATTLGKRFASAADELLVALTRLRELIDRYPLRGIKGPMGTAQDMLDLLDGDAAKLEQLEKKVAEHLGFAHVFTSVGQVYPRSLDHDVLSALVQVGAAPSSFAHTIRLMAGHELVTEGFQPGQVGSSAMPHKMNTRSCERVNGLQVVLRGYASMAAELAGAQWNEGDVFCSVVRRVALPDAFFAIDGQMETFLTVLAEFGAYPAVIEKELTRYLPFLATTKVLMAAVRAGVGRETAHEVIKEHAVSVALAMREQGKDPDLLDRLAADDRLPLDRAALDEALADKSAFVGAAGAQVDSVVAQVQKLVDANPDAARYAPGAIL; the protein is encoded by the coding sequence GTGAGCCGCATCCCGAACGTCCTTGCCAACCGTTACGCCAGCCCCGAGCTGAAGGCGCTGTGGTCGCCGGAGTACAAGATCGTGCTCGAGCGTCAGCTGTGGCTGGCGGTGCTGCGGGCGCAGGCAGAGCTCGGAATCGACGTTCCGCAGGAGGCTCTCGCCGACTACGAGCGGGTGCTCGAGACGGTCGACCTGGACTCGATCGCCGAGCGTGAGCGCATCACCCGCCATGATGTGAAGGCGCGCATCGAGGAGTTCAACGCCCTCGCCGGCCACGAGCATGTGCACAAGGGTCTGACCAGCCGCGACCTCACCGAGAACGTCGAGCAGTTGCAGGTGCTGCGGTCGCTCGAACACGTCTACGACCACGGCGTGGCGATCGTCGCCCGCCTGGGCGAGCGGGCAGCCGAGTACACCGGTTTCGTTATGGCCGGACGCTCCCACAACGTCGCCGCACAGGCCACCACGCTCGGGAAGCGTTTCGCGTCGGCCGCCGACGAGCTGCTCGTTGCGCTCACCCGTCTGCGGGAGCTCATCGACCGTTATCCGCTGCGCGGCATCAAGGGCCCGATGGGTACCGCACAGGACATGCTGGACCTGCTCGACGGCGATGCGGCCAAGCTCGAGCAGCTCGAGAAGAAGGTTGCCGAGCACCTCGGCTTCGCGCACGTGTTCACCAGCGTCGGCCAGGTGTACCCGCGCTCGCTCGACCACGACGTGCTGTCCGCGCTGGTCCAGGTGGGCGCAGCACCGTCGTCGTTTGCGCACACGATCCGCCTGATGGCCGGTCACGAGCTGGTCACCGAGGGCTTCCAGCCCGGCCAGGTGGGCTCGTCGGCCATGCCACACAAGATGAACACCCGCTCGTGTGAGCGGGTCAACGGCCTGCAGGTGGTGCTGCGCGGCTACGCGTCGATGGCCGCCGAACTGGCGGGTGCGCAGTGGAACGAGGGCGACGTGTTCTGCTCCGTCGTCCGCCGCGTCGCGTTGCCCGACGCGTTCTTCGCGATTGACGGACAGATGGAGACCTTCCTGACCGTGCTCGCCGAGTTCGGTGCGTACCCGGCCGTCATCGAGAAGGAACTCACCCGCTACCTGCCGTTCCTCGCGACCACCAAGGTCCTCATGGCCGCGGTGCGCGCGGGTGTCGGACGCGAGACCGCACACGAGGTCATCAAGGAGCATGCCGTCTCGGTCGCGCTCGCGATGCGTGAGCAGGGCAAGGATCCGGACCTGCTGGATCGTCTGGCCGCCGACGACCGTCTGCCGCTCGATCGCGCCGCGCTCGACGAGGCCCTCGCCGACAAGTCCGCGTTTGTCGGTGCCGCCGGCGCGCAGGTGGACTCGGTGGTGGCGCAGGTACAGAAGCTCGTCGATGCCAACCCGGACGCCGCCCGATACGCACCCGGAGCGATCCTCTAG
- a CDS encoding Ig-like domain repeat protein, translated as MSGSTNSGSWTFNRTISNGTPVPGETITVTNNIRWNGGLAPTISAFKDIHPACLTYVANSSRVSGKGVGTDSSDPTVVRMTGSWIRSAVDRNIDYTVQYTVGQNCARDVALTTGAGISANQGTGSETANAGPSITVAKSATTTSLTVSPVPQVDSVSTLTATVSGGVAGVVEFSNNGVVLGTGTAVDGVATYSWTPGVADAGQSFSVIAKYLGDASNAASVSVAQTGTVAAAPAVPAAPSDVVVSPAAVVVGDTVTVSGKAEAGSSVVVTAGGQTCSATADVGGVFSCDVVVDVVGSVSVTAVASNGVGSGPASVPVSVEVSKRATATSLTVSPVPQVDSVSTLTATVSGGVAGVVEFSNNGVVLGTGTAVDGVATYSWTPGVADAGQSFSVIAKYLGDASNAASVSVAQTGTVAAAPAVPAAPSDVVVSPAAVVVGDTVTVSGKAEAGSSVVVTAGGQTCSATADVGGVFSCDVVVDVVGSVSVTAVASNGVGSGPASVPVSVEVSKRATATSLTVSPVPQVDSVSTLTATVSGGVAGVVEFSNNGVVLGTGTAVDGVATYSWTPGVADAGQSFSVIAKYLGDASNAASVSVAQTGTVAAAPVGSVVIAVNPAAPISGAPSAITVTGADTGTDVTIKVGAETICTATVTADGTATCTWTPTAAGSQVLTVDVTVGGTANTVTKVVTVEAEEVPGSPTGSLGSLAGLLGSS; from the coding sequence GTGAGCGGATCGACAAATTCCGGCAGTTGGACGTTCAACCGAACGATCAGCAACGGCACGCCGGTCCCGGGCGAGACGATCACCGTCACGAACAACATTCGTTGGAACGGCGGCCTCGCACCGACCATCAGCGCCTTCAAGGACATTCACCCGGCCTGCCTGACGTACGTCGCGAATTCGTCGCGAGTCTCCGGCAAGGGTGTCGGCACTGATTCGAGCGACCCGACTGTCGTGCGCATGACGGGATCGTGGATTCGTAGTGCCGTCGACCGGAATATCGACTACACGGTTCAGTACACCGTCGGTCAGAACTGCGCTCGCGACGTCGCCCTGACAACCGGCGCCGGAATCTCCGCGAACCAGGGCACCGGCTCCGAAACCGCCAACGCGGGTCCGTCGATCACGGTCGCGAAGTCCGCGACGACGACCTCTTTGACGGTTTCTCCTGTTCCGCAGGTTGATTCGGTGTCGACGTTGACGGCGACTGTGTCTGGTGGTGTCGCTGGTGTTGTCGAGTTCTCGAACAATGGTGTTGTTCTGGGGACTGGTACTGCGGTTGATGGTGTTGCGACGTATTCGTGGACTCCGGGTGTTGCGGATGCGGGTCAGTCGTTTTCGGTGATTGCGAAGTATCTGGGTGATGCGTCGAATGCGGCGTCGGTGTCGGTGGCGCAGACGGGCACGGTTGCTGCGGCTCCGGCGGTGCCGGCGGCTCCGAGTGATGTGGTTGTTTCTCCGGCTGCTGTGGTGGTCGGGGACACGGTGACTGTGTCGGGTAAGGCTGAGGCTGGTTCGTCTGTGGTGGTGACTGCGGGTGGTCAGACTTGTAGTGCGACGGCGGATGTCGGTGGGGTTTTCAGTTGTGATGTCGTCGTTGATGTTGTCGGTTCGGTGAGTGTGACTGCGGTTGCGAGCAATGGTGTCGGTAGTGGTCCGGCGTCGGTTCCGGTTTCTGTCGAGGTTTCCAAGCGTGCGACGGCGACTTCGTTGACGGTTTCTCCTGTTCCGCAGGTTGATTCGGTGTCGACGTTGACGGCGACTGTGTCTGGTGGTGTCGCTGGTGTTGTCGAGTTCTCGAACAATGGTGTTGTTCTGGGGACTGGTACTGCGGTTGATGGTGTTGCGACGTATTCGTGGACTCCGGGTGTTGCGGATGCGGGTCAGTCGTTTTCGGTGATTGCGAAGTATCTGGGTGATGCGTCGAATGCGGCGTCGGTGTCGGTGGCGCAGACGGGCACGGTTGCTGCGGCTCCGGCGGTGCCGGCGGCTCCGAGTGATGTGGTTGTTTCTCCGGCTGCTGTGGTGGTCGGGGACACGGTGACTGTGTCGGGTAAGGCTGAGGCTGGTTCGTCTGTGGTGGTGACTGCGGGTGGTCAGACTTGTAGTGCGACGGCGGATGTCGGTGGGGTTTTCAGTTGTGATGTCGTCGTTGATGTTGTCGGTTCGGTGAGTGTGACTGCGGTTGCGAGCAATGGTGTCGGTAGTGGTCCGGCGTCGGTTCCGGTTTCTGTCGAGGTTTCCAAGCGTGCGACGGCGACTTCGTTGACGGTTTCTCCTGTTCCGCAGGTTGATTCGGTGTCGACGTTGACGGCGACTGTGTCTGGTGGTGTCGCTGGTGTTGTCGAGTTCTCGAACAATGGTGTTGTTCTGGGGACTGGTACTGCGGTTGATGGTGTTGCGACGTATTCGTGGACTCCGGGTGTTGCGGATGCGGGTCAGTCGTTTTCGGTGATTGCGAAGTATCTGGGTGATGCCTCGAATGCGGCGTCGGTGTCGGTGGCGCAGACGGGCACGGTTGCTGCGGCTCCGGTCGGTAGCGTAGTGATCGCCGTGAACCCGGCCGCACCCATCTCGGGCGCCCCTTCAGCCATCACGGTCACCGGCGCAGACACGGGAACGGACGTGACCATCAAGGTTGGCGCCGAGACCATCTGCACCGCAACGGTTACTGCGGACGGAACGGCCACTTGTACCTGGACCCCGACCGCTGCGGGCAGCCAGGTTCTGACCGTGGACGTCACCGTGGGCGGTACCGCGAACACGGTCACCAAGGTCGTCACCGTCGAAGCCGAGGAGGTCCCGGGCAGTCCCACCGGATCTCTCGGTTCGTTGGCCGGATTGCTGGGATCCAGCTAG
- a CDS encoding MarR family transcriptional regulator produces MTEVPAEELRDLVMSTSRTLRRNWFTALEPWELSPHEFRALRVIHHEADGRPRLGDVAKALSIAPRSATEVVDRLQKRNLVERVADGVDRRAVCVQLTDTGLKLITEMSAARDAQAADFFGSLDAHDRAELRRILGKLAPDDC; encoded by the coding sequence ATGACGGAGGTACCCGCCGAAGAGCTCCGCGATCTCGTGATGTCGACATCCCGGACCCTGCGTCGGAACTGGTTCACCGCGCTCGAGCCATGGGAACTCTCGCCCCACGAGTTCCGTGCGCTGCGCGTCATCCACCACGAGGCCGACGGCCGACCACGACTGGGCGACGTCGCGAAGGCACTGAGCATCGCGCCCCGATCAGCCACCGAGGTGGTCGACCGGCTACAGAAACGCAATCTCGTCGAGCGCGTCGCCGACGGCGTCGACCGTCGTGCCGTCTGCGTGCAGCTCACCGACACCGGCCTGAAGCTGATCACCGAGATGTCGGCCGCACGCGACGCCCAGGCCGCGGACTTCTTCGGCTCGCTCGATGCCCACGACCGCGCCGAGCTGCGCCGGATCCTCGGCAAGCTCGCGCCCGACGACTGCTGA
- a CDS encoding ABC transporter ATP-binding protein — protein MTSPHFGGPGGGPIRTRKIDPADRAQLEDSPVSLRRIGSLFAPYRWQICVVMVLIVVSSTISLANPFLVREVIDRAIPDQNVSLLVWAVLGMLAITIAGSVLGVVQTWISTTVGQHIMHDLRTRVFTHLQRQSLGFFTRTRGGEIQSRLTNDIGGMQTVVTSTATSIASNVTTVVGTVIAMAVLSWRLSLLSLIVLPPAIWLTRKVALMRREITAQRQHALADMQTQIEESLSISGVQLGKTLGAGPAMSGRFADTSHRLVDLEVRSQLSGRWRMATMSIVFSAIPALLYLAAGLPATSGGMTIGTLVAFTGLQTTLFRPLMGLLDVGVSVTSSLALFSRIFQYLDLPVEIDDPDKPVPMPREKVSGAVRFEDVGFRYENADRHALAGVTIDVPAGSSLALVGETGSGKTTLASLVARLHDPTSGRVMIDGVDLRDISLAELSELVGVVSQETYLLHATIRENLRHARAAATDAEIVAAARAAQVHELIESLPDGYDTVVGARGHRFSGGEKQRIAIARTLLRDPRILVLDEATSALDNETERAVQAALDVVSRGRTTISIAHRLSTIRDADQIVVLDHGRVAERGNHDQLRVLGGRYAALLARGDSAGSDDRAAAEVPCRRHAAGREESGERVAVEV, from the coding sequence GTGACAAGCCCTCACTTCGGTGGGCCCGGCGGGGGTCCCATACGTACCCGCAAGATCGATCCCGCCGACCGTGCCCAGCTCGAGGATTCCCCGGTGAGTCTGCGCCGGATCGGCTCACTGTTCGCGCCGTACCGCTGGCAGATTTGCGTGGTGATGGTGCTGATCGTGGTGTCGTCCACGATCTCTCTGGCCAACCCCTTCCTGGTCCGAGAGGTGATCGACCGCGCGATTCCCGACCAGAACGTGAGCCTGCTTGTGTGGGCCGTGCTCGGCATGCTCGCCATCACGATTGCCGGCTCCGTGCTCGGTGTAGTGCAGACGTGGATCTCGACCACCGTCGGGCAGCACATCATGCACGATCTGCGCACCCGCGTGTTCACGCATCTGCAGCGGCAGTCACTCGGCTTCTTCACCCGTACTCGCGGCGGCGAGATCCAGTCCCGACTCACCAACGACATCGGCGGCATGCAGACCGTCGTCACGTCCACCGCGACGTCGATCGCCTCCAACGTCACCACGGTCGTCGGCACCGTGATCGCGATGGCCGTCCTCAGCTGGCGGCTGTCCCTGCTCTCCCTGATCGTGCTGCCGCCGGCGATCTGGCTCACTCGTAAGGTCGCGCTGATGCGCCGCGAGATCACCGCGCAGCGCCAGCACGCACTCGCGGACATGCAGACCCAGATCGAAGAGAGCCTGTCGATCAGTGGTGTGCAGCTGGGCAAGACGCTCGGCGCCGGCCCGGCGATGTCCGGCCGCTTCGCCGACACGTCGCACCGGCTGGTGGATCTCGAGGTTCGCTCGCAGCTGTCCGGCCGGTGGCGGATGGCGACGATGAGCATCGTCTTCTCGGCCATCCCCGCGCTGCTGTACCTTGCGGCGGGCCTGCCTGCGACGTCGGGCGGCATGACGATCGGCACCCTGGTTGCGTTCACCGGTCTGCAGACCACGCTGTTCCGGCCGCTCATGGGTCTGCTGGACGTCGGTGTGTCCGTGACGAGTTCACTCGCCCTGTTCAGCCGCATCTTCCAGTATCTCGACCTGCCCGTCGAGATCGACGACCCCGACAAGCCGGTGCCGATGCCGCGCGAGAAGGTGTCCGGTGCTGTGCGGTTCGAGGACGTCGGCTTCCGCTACGAGAACGCCGACCGTCACGCCCTCGCCGGTGTCACCATCGACGTGCCCGCCGGGTCGTCGCTGGCGCTGGTCGGCGAAACCGGCTCGGGTAAGACCACTCTCGCGTCGCTCGTGGCGCGGTTACACGATCCGACGTCCGGCCGGGTGATGATCGACGGCGTCGACCTCCGCGACATCTCGCTCGCGGAGTTGTCCGAACTGGTCGGCGTCGTCTCGCAGGAGACGTACCTGCTGCACGCGACGATCCGGGAGAATCTGCGGCACGCCAGGGCGGCGGCGACCGACGCCGAGATCGTTGCCGCGGCACGGGCCGCGCAGGTACACGAGCTGATCGAGTCGCTGCCCGACGGCTACGACACTGTCGTCGGCGCCCGCGGCCACCGGTTCTCCGGTGGCGAGAAGCAGCGCATCGCCATCGCGCGAACCCTGTTGCGCGACCCCCGAATTCTCGTGCTCGACGAGGCCACCAGCGCCCTCGACAACGAGACTGAGCGGGCGGTGCAGGCCGCGCTCGACGTCGTCAGCCGCGGTCGCACCACGATATCGATCGCGCACCGGCTCTCCACGATCCGTGACGCCGACCAGATTGTGGTTCTCGACCATGGCCGGGTTGCCGAGCGCGGCAACCACGATCAGTTGCGTGTGCTGGGCGGTCGCTATGCCGCGCTGCTCGCTCGCGGGGACAGCGCCGGGAGCGACGACCGTGCGGCCGCTGAGGTGCCGTGCCGACGTCATGCTGCCGGCCGCGAGGAGTCCGGGGAGCGGGTCGCCGTCGAGGTCTGA
- a CDS encoding HIT family protein gives MTRCVFCAIVAGAAESSVVYEDEHTVAFMDIRPLTPGHLLVVPRVHAADLSELDPGAGGRMFRVGQRLARALRDSEVDAAGVNFFLADGVEAGQEVFHVHLHVIPRTVGDGFGIRARPTMPPRPDLDYLAGSIRGRLGSGREA, from the coding sequence ATGACTCGCTGCGTCTTCTGCGCCATCGTCGCTGGCGCGGCAGAATCGAGCGTCGTGTACGAGGACGAGCACACGGTCGCGTTCATGGATATCCGGCCCCTCACACCCGGGCACCTGCTGGTGGTACCGAGGGTGCATGCCGCGGATTTGTCGGAACTCGATCCCGGCGCCGGCGGCAGGATGTTCCGGGTCGGTCAGCGATTGGCCCGCGCCTTGCGGGACAGTGAGGTCGATGCAGCTGGGGTGAACTTCTTCCTCGCTGACGGGGTGGAGGCCGGCCAGGAAGTGTTTCACGTGCATCTGCACGTGATCCCCCGGACGGTGGGGGACGGCTTCGGGATTCGGGCGCGTCCGACCATGCCGCCGCGACCCGATCTGGACTATCTCGCCGGTTCGATTCGTGGCCGCCTCGGTTCCGGCCGGGAGGCCTGA
- a CDS encoding pyridoxal-phosphate dependent enzyme → MNQPLLHHKFPELVSRLPYVRLGTAPTPVRRLDGLGSRNRLWLKDESVFGDGGWGGNKVRKLEWILPDVLARKSRRIITVGGLGTNWGLATALYAKRFGIGTALALIDQPVDDHVRAQLERLRRSGATLHLTRNKARTVACAPWLMLRHTRGGRLPYYLPPGGSSPVGALGYVEAGLEIAAQVEAGDIPEPAHVVAAVGSGGTAAGLLLGLRLAGLRTGVVAVVVNDTLPLGPREIRDLAGRTETLLRRRGAKLGDIDLTSGKLTVTREYLGPGYGYATAEGRAAQRVGLEHGIPLDPVYTAKAFAGLLEIDAKTLVDDGPIVMLDTFGPRPD, encoded by the coding sequence ATGAACCAGCCACTGCTGCATCACAAGTTTCCCGAGCTCGTGTCGAGACTGCCATACGTGCGGCTCGGTACGGCGCCTACCCCGGTCCGGAGACTAGACGGTCTGGGAAGCCGGAACCGGCTGTGGCTCAAGGACGAGAGTGTGTTCGGCGACGGTGGCTGGGGTGGTAACAAGGTTCGCAAGCTCGAGTGGATCCTTCCCGATGTTCTGGCACGGAAATCGCGGCGGATCATCACCGTCGGTGGGCTCGGTACCAACTGGGGTCTGGCGACGGCGTTGTATGCCAAGAGATTCGGAATAGGCACCGCACTTGCCCTGATCGATCAGCCCGTCGACGACCATGTGCGTGCGCAGCTCGAGCGGCTGCGTCGATCGGGCGCGACGCTGCATTTGACCCGGAACAAGGCCCGTACCGTGGCGTGCGCACCCTGGCTGATGCTGCGGCATACTCGTGGTGGACGATTGCCGTACTATCTGCCGCCTGGTGGTTCGTCGCCGGTCGGTGCGCTCGGGTATGTCGAGGCGGGTCTGGAGATCGCGGCGCAGGTTGAGGCGGGCGACATTCCGGAGCCGGCACACGTCGTAGCAGCCGTCGGGTCCGGAGGTACCGCCGCGGGTCTACTGCTGGGCCTGCGTCTGGCCGGGCTGCGGACGGGCGTCGTCGCGGTGGTGGTCAACGACACCCTGCCTTTGGGACCACGGGAGATTCGTGATCTTGCGGGTCGGACCGAGACTCTCCTGCGTCGGCGTGGTGCGAAGCTCGGCGACATCGATCTGACGTCGGGGAAGCTGACAGTGACCCGTGAATATCTCGGTCCCGGATACGGATACGCCACCGCCGAGGGGCGGGCGGCGCAGCGCGTCGGGCTCGAGCATGGGATCCCGCTCGACCCCGTCTACACCGCCAAGGCGTTTGCCGGATTGCTCGAAATCGACGCGAAGACGCTGGTCGACGATGGCCCTATCGTCATGCTCGACACATTCGGGCCCCGGCCGGACTGA
- a CDS encoding SRPBCC domain-containing protein: MDPSARAIWSVPAGEALVFDRTDFRPGGRDEYRCGPIDSLPFHGVVDYLHIASSALIVHTDTVTTNGDLLAAALLTWEFTDDHDGYTTVKVTNQVTSFVGDSMIEGHRNGHLKALSQLEDFVLFNRTEPRT; this comes from the coding sequence ATGGACCCGTCTGCACGGGCCATTTGGTCGGTGCCAGCTGGCGAAGCGCTGGTCTTCGACCGTACGGATTTTCGCCCAGGAGGGCGGGACGAGTACCGATGCGGGCCGATCGACTCGTTACCGTTCCATGGAGTGGTTGACTACCTACACATTGCATCTTCGGCGCTCATCGTCCATACCGACACAGTGACCACGAACGGGGACCTGCTGGCCGCCGCACTGCTGACTTGGGAGTTCACTGACGATCACGATGGCTATACGACGGTCAAAGTCACGAACCAGGTCACCTCATTCGTTGGGGACAGCATGATCGAAGGACACCGCAACGGTCACCTCAAGGCACTCAGTCAACTCGAGGATTTCGTACTATTCAACCGAACAGAGCCCCGCACTTAG
- a CDS encoding DNA polymerase III subunit beta, giving the protein MSPLASRGSKILFSFSDGAVHLSAGSDGEGRGEETLACEFEGEPLTIAFSPRYLMDGLGAARATKIEIVMNGSIRAATLRPVDDSGDADLASGRRLYVLMPL; this is encoded by the coding sequence GTGTCGCCCCTGGCCAGTCGGGGATCGAAGATCCTGTTCTCGTTCTCCGACGGTGCCGTCCATCTCTCCGCTGGCAGCGACGGTGAAGGACGTGGCGAGGAGACGCTTGCTTGTGAGTTCGAGGGTGAACCTCTGACCATCGCATTCAGCCCGCGGTATCTGATGGATGGCCTCGGCGCAGCACGTGCAACCAAGATCGAGATCGTCATGAACGGATCGATCCGCGCCGCCACCTTGCGGCCTGTCGATGATTCCGGGGACGCGGACCTGGCATCTGGACGTCGTCTGTATGTGCTGATGCCGCTCTAG